The alpha proteobacterium U9-1i genome includes a region encoding these proteins:
- a CDS encoding permease of YjgP/YjgQ family, translating to MGFLFSRLGRYLTTRALTGVGVALLIVLMSILLIDLVEQMRSVGSRVELSLLDAVRLTLLKTPMLIEQTLPFVVLAGTMMAIIGLNRSSELVAMRAAGVSAWRFLAPAAAVGAALGLVVITLLNPIGSRFYQLFEAEKAEALSDYAQTGDQTGVWIRQGDADGQVVIHADSVDQTGARLSGATFMFFEVRDTTLRFARRINAATAELKPGFWQLTDLVEATPGGRPQRHANLAIPTNLDPNELLDRFVSPATLSFWDLPIFIREAREAGFAPTRYELKWQSLLAYPLMLATMAGLGAAFSLQLQRLGNLARWGAAGVGIGLFLFFYSQLAGAFAITQTVPATIAAWSAPAAGMFIALAMVAFLEDG from the coding sequence ATGGGGTTCCTGTTTTCCCGACTGGGCCGGTACCTCACAACGCGCGCTTTGACCGGCGTGGGCGTTGCTTTGCTGATCGTGCTGATGTCGATCCTGCTGATCGACCTGGTTGAGCAGATGCGTTCTGTGGGCTCACGCGTTGAGCTTTCTCTGCTCGACGCCGTGCGGCTCACGCTCTTGAAGACGCCGATGCTGATCGAGCAGACGCTGCCCTTCGTTGTGCTAGCCGGTACGATGATGGCGATCATCGGCCTCAACCGGTCGAGCGAGCTGGTGGCGATGCGCGCCGCTGGCGTTTCGGCATGGCGCTTCCTCGCGCCGGCAGCGGCCGTGGGCGCCGCGCTCGGCCTCGTGGTGATCACGCTGCTGAACCCAATCGGCTCACGGTTTTACCAATTGTTCGAAGCGGAGAAGGCCGAAGCGCTCTCAGACTACGCGCAGACCGGCGATCAAACCGGCGTATGGATTCGCCAAGGTGATGCCGACGGGCAAGTCGTCATTCATGCTGACAGCGTCGATCAAACGGGTGCGCGCTTGAGCGGCGCTACGTTCATGTTCTTCGAGGTACGCGACACGACGCTGCGGTTCGCGCGCCGCATCAACGCCGCCACCGCCGAATTGAAACCCGGGTTTTGGCAGCTCACTGACCTCGTGGAAGCCACACCCGGCGGTCGCCCGCAGCGCCACGCCAATCTTGCAATCCCCACCAATCTCGATCCCAACGAATTGCTGGACCGTTTCGTCTCACCGGCCACGTTATCCTTCTGGGATTTGCCCATTTTCATCCGGGAGGCGCGCGAAGCCGGCTTCGCCCCGACCCGCTACGAGCTCAAATGGCAGAGCCTGCTGGCCTACCCCCTGATGCTGGCGACAATGGCCGGCTTGGGTGCGGCCTTTTCGCTTCAGCTTCAGCGTCTGGGCAATTTGGCGCGCTGGGGCGCGGCGGGAGTGGGTATCGGGCTCTTCCTTTTCTTCTACAGCCAGCTCGCCGGCGCCTTCGCCATCACCCAGACCGTTCCGGCCACGATCGCGGCCTGGAGCGCGCCTGCCGCCGGCATGTTCATCGCCTTGGCGATGGTGGCTTTTTTGGAAGACGGGTAG
- a CDS encoding outer membrane protein Imp (required for envelope biogenesis / Organic solvent tolerance protein precursor): MRMVRSGETAGRLAERAPAASWAALAAALAVSVAPSMASAQTGAVTPIPTAPTDQAEMVNLEADELIDDQAANTITAVGDVQVRHLGRTMRADRLIYDLSTGSIRAEGDVEIVDADGSVTYAQQVEADEAMNVAVATELRARLGSQGTLAARAALRHGPGESELRRVVYTSCPICEGGDRPPTWSLRARRAIQDQESRTISYQGATIEVIGVPMLYLPYFAHPDPSVGRASGLLTPDIGRNRRLGTYYEQPYYWAISPHQDMTVSARLHTNVQPLFGVEYRKRFWSGELEIDTTFTQEREFDSNGNLFGDETLRSGLFAKGRFDINDYWQWGFGAERISDDLYLRRYDLLGPGVQRGPFVGQDLRLISQLYAIGQDETSYTSISTVSFQGLRAGDSQDLLPLLLPLAEMERVYTEPLLDGQVRFQVNTAALSRSIGADSARLSTGATWRRDALFGPGMIFSPFAQVRGDVFHVETTPDNFETFGRALGLAGAEVSWPFMRPGESFDLIVEPVAMAAIATDEQPDPRIVNEDSLAWELDDTSLFRPNAAPNYDLWEPGARVSLGVRATARARTGQSASVLFGRRWRDEVAPGFTVINNLEGRASDWVGAIQADLGRNFATEAKFRLEDESLALQRLDLGVRGAIGRFSASARYFQIDQTLAPGNPNEEVSGYMGVELARGWRMQLGLTRDLDSDINLRQELRAIYEDDCTFLEISYTRSETLDRSLGSDEGLQIRIGLRSLGVFGGS, translated from the coding sequence ATGCGCATGGTCCGTTCGGGGGAGACGGCCGGCCGCTTGGCCGAGAGAGCGCCCGCCGCGTCGTGGGCGGCGCTCGCGGCTGCTTTGGCGGTTTCCGTCGCGCCGTCGATGGCCAGCGCTCAGACCGGCGCCGTTACGCCGATCCCCACCGCGCCGACTGACCAGGCCGAGATGGTCAACCTCGAAGCCGACGAGTTGATCGACGATCAGGCCGCAAACACCATAACTGCAGTCGGCGACGTTCAGGTGCGCCATCTCGGCCGCACGATGCGCGCGGACCGGCTCATCTACGACCTCAGCACCGGTTCGATCCGCGCCGAGGGCGACGTTGAAATCGTCGACGCCGATGGCTCGGTCACTTACGCGCAACAAGTTGAAGCCGACGAAGCGATGAATGTGGCCGTCGCGACGGAATTGCGCGCGCGCCTCGGCTCACAAGGCACGCTCGCCGCGCGCGCGGCGCTGCGTCACGGTCCAGGCGAAAGCGAACTGCGCCGCGTCGTTTATACAAGCTGCCCCATCTGCGAGGGCGGCGACCGGCCGCCGACATGGAGCCTGCGCGCACGCCGCGCGATCCAAGACCAAGAGAGCCGTACGATTTCATATCAAGGTGCGACGATCGAAGTGATCGGCGTGCCCATGCTCTATCTGCCGTACTTCGCACACCCCGATCCGTCGGTCGGACGTGCGTCCGGCTTGCTGACGCCGGACATCGGCCGCAACCGCCGGCTCGGAACGTACTACGAGCAACCCTATTATTGGGCGATCTCGCCGCATCAAGACATGACCGTCTCCGCGCGTCTGCACACAAACGTGCAACCGCTGTTCGGCGTTGAATATCGCAAGCGTTTCTGGTCGGGCGAACTGGAGATCGACACCACGTTCACGCAAGAGCGTGAATTCGACAGCAACGGGAACCTGTTCGGCGATGAAACGCTTCGATCCGGGCTGTTCGCCAAGGGCCGCTTTGACATCAACGATTATTGGCAATGGGGCTTCGGCGCCGAGCGCATCTCCGACGACCTTTACTTGCGTCGCTACGATTTGCTCGGGCCGGGCGTGCAACGCGGGCCATTCGTCGGCCAGGACCTGCGGCTGATCTCGCAACTCTACGCGATCGGCCAGGACGAAACCTCTTACACGTCCATCTCGACAGTCTCGTTCCAGGGCCTGCGCGCCGGGGACTCGCAAGACCTGCTGCCGCTCCTTTTGCCGCTCGCGGAAATGGAGCGCGTCTACACCGAACCGCTGCTTGACGGCCAAGTGCGATTCCAAGTGAACACGGCGGCGCTCAGCCGGTCGATTGGCGCGGACTCGGCGCGCCTGTCGACTGGCGCCACGTGGCGGCGCGACGCACTGTTTGGCCCAGGGATGATCTTCAGCCCGTTCGCGCAAGTGCGCGGCGATGTGTTCCACGTCGAAACCACGCCCGACAATTTTGAAACGTTCGGCCGTGCGCTTGGCCTGGCCGGCGCGGAGGTCAGCTGGCCATTCATGCGCCCGGGCGAAAGCTTCGATCTGATCGTCGAGCCCGTCGCCATGGCCGCGATCGCCACCGACGAACAGCCTGACCCACGCATCGTTAACGAAGACAGCCTCGCCTGGGAATTGGACGACACCAGCCTCTTCCGGCCGAACGCCGCGCCGAACTACGATTTGTGGGAGCCCGGCGCGCGGGTAAGCCTCGGCGTCCGAGCGACGGCGCGGGCGCGCACGGGCCAAAGCGCGTCGGTGCTATTTGGCCGGCGCTGGCGCGATGAGGTCGCTCCCGGCTTTACGGTCATCAACAATCTTGAAGGCCGTGCGTCTGACTGGGTCGGCGCCATCCAGGCCGATCTCGGGCGCAATTTCGCGACCGAAGCCAAGTTTCGCCTCGAAGACGAATCGCTGGCGCTCCAGCGGTTGGACCTCGGTGTTCGAGGCGCGATTGGGCGGTTCAGCGCCTCGGCGCGCTATTTCCAGATCGATCAGACCCTGGCGCCCGGCAACCCGAACGAGGAAGTTAGCGGCTATATGGGCGTCGAACTGGCGCGGGGCTGGCGGATGCAGCTTGGACTGACCCGCGACCTAGATTCAGACATAAATCTGCGCCAGGAACTGCGCGCGATTTACGAGGACGATTGTACCTTCCTCGAAATTTCATACACCCGGTCGGAGACCCTGGACCGCTCGCTCGGTTCGGACGAAGGGCTCCAGATCAGGATCGGGCTACGCTCCCTCGGCGTGTTCGGCGGGAGCTGA